TTTCTCGTAGCACTCTTTTTTTTCGGAACAGGAAAAATTCTTGGAGCCTGCTAACAAGCAGCGTATTTTGGAAGAAAGAAAGTGGTACAAAAGTTGGTCAATTAGTAACTCAAGAGAACGGCAGAGACATCTAAGACAAGGAGATGACCTGTTTAGAAGGGCACATCGGAGTGATCCACGATGTTTTTAATCGCAAGAAAAGAGAGTTgtgtgggtgtgggtgtgTAAAGCAGGGAAGAAGTAGAACAGCAGAAGACAGATATACGCTTGATCTGCTCGTTTGCGGCAGCTCAGAACATGAACGATACAATCATGGTGTTTTGAGAAAGACACATGGACCGTCAATTTCGGATTTCAGACCGCCGAGTGGGAAAGAACAATGATTTCATTTCCCCGCCGCGCAGACACCCACTTATGTCTGGGGCCACCATCACCTTTGATACCATGAAGTCGCTCTTTGGAAGGTCCGAGCGGCAGATGAAAAAAGGGCACACAGGGGTACAAACATGCTTGAATCATCAGCCGTTTGACATGCGTTTGCGACTTCACAGGCAGCGGTCACGCAACCACAGTAGTGACATCATTGCATACTGATCTACAAAATCTACAGAAAAGCAAATATGTAATTACGGATCAGTCCATTATCGGTCTGAATATGTCATTACCATAGAAATGTAATGTACAATTTAGAAGGTTTACATCTTCTTCATATCACCCTCAACCCAATCGATAACCTTCTCCAGCAACGCAACATCAGCCTTGGCTTGTTCTAGCGCCTCCTTGCCCTCGACCACAAGCGAACCTCCACCCGAAGCTAGCTCCTTCTGAAATCGCGATGCCACCTGCTTCAGCACATCCAAGTAATGCGACTGAATGCCGTGGTTCTTGTCTAGATCCTTGATACCCAGCGTATGGTGAAGATGTTTAGCCTGAAGCAACAGGTAATAGAAGTTGAGGGCTGCGACATAGAAGCCCAACTCTTGGCGGAACTGCATCCAGGAATCTTCTAGGTTGGTGCTGTCGGCATAAGTCTTTGACAGATCGGGCCATAGGAAGGGAGCAACTGTGGAAATTGCGACCGGGGTTGCGAATATGTTTGTTTCTTCATGTTCGTCATCTCCCGATTGTACCCGAGGGCCGTTGGCTTCCAAAGTCTCGCCTTTTAGCCACGACACCGCACTTGCTTTCAGGTTCTCGTAGGGACAATGCTCCAGCGTATCACGGATGAATGTCAAGCGAACGAGATCATGTGGATGAGAGCGCAAAACGGTGGTTGTGAGGTAATGCGCATGGCCTCGTAAACTCGGCGACGGCGAGTTTGCCGAAATTAGTGAGATCGTCTGCAGATATTGGGCAAACGACTCGTCATCTTTGGGCTCTCCCACGTTGTTATTCTCAAGCGCAATCAGACCAAAACTAAGGACCGTGTCAAGTAACGGCTCCGGCTCCATGCCGACAGTTTGAGGTCCTAGCTTTCCGATAAAGTTGCTTAGTATGGTTGCGTGTTCCGGGAAGATGGAAATTGATGACGACACATCCTGCTTGGCTGAAGCATATAGTTCTTGTTTAACGTTTTGAGCGGCAATGAGTAGCAAGGCACCCGTTCGTGAAAGTGGGATGTCTGCTGCCGTAGCTGGTGGCTCATCCTCCGTCCCGGGAATACCTCGCTTTTCGTCCTCAGAATCCATTACAGTACGCAACAGATCCTCGTAATTCAACCCAAGGTCATCTGTCAAGGCTAAGATTTGTCCAAGTATCGCGACTCTTGAAGTCAAATCCTCGTCGTTGGCGAAGCGATCTGCATATTTCTGATAGTTTGGTTTATTGGGTATCCGACCAGGTTCATACTTCTCCATCAGCCTGCTCGCCCATGATAGACCTGGCACATCGTCGTCTGATGTCAAAGAAAGTACATAGTCTTCGAGAATATGCGTGAGGAAGGACTGTAATAGGCGATTGACCAATTCCGTCTCTTCGCTACTGGGCGTATCGCTCTGTGCTTCCGGGTCTGGCTCTGACTGGTTAGTGTTTGTTCGTAGTAGTATGCCGCTACTCCGTCTTGATGGCAAATGTGGCCTCTTAGTGCCGGACAGCGTTTTGACGAATTTAACGGCCGACAACGTGAGGTCTTCGATATGCGTGTTGGCCCTGTTGTAGGCGAGCAGGACGGCTTGTAGACTGGTAGAGAGGAATCGGCTTGGATATTTGGTCTTAACACGTCGATGTAAGGTCGCCAGTATATTTAGAAGTACTTCGAACTTCAGTACGGCAAGTGGTGGGACGATGGTGGCCTGGAAAGCAGGACTTGTGCTTGATTCACCAACTCCAACCTCTGGTACTTTTAGCGTACTTTCGCTTTCGTCCTCTTCGTCCGTAGTTTCCCGGGGTTCTTCAAACTCCAGTATTCGCAGTGCTTCCGTCACCTTGAGAATGCATTCTCTGGGGTTGCCCTTGGCAGCAATGTCCTGCAGACACTCCTCCGACAAGGGCAGCAATGGAAGCAGCAGATGTATCAGGTCCCAGCCAATTGTAGATGTGAGTTCGGCATCTTGAAGGACCTGGTGTAGGACTGGAAGGTTCTCCTCGGAGAGATTGTACTCGATAATGGTAAGATAGGTGATGGGATCCGTGACCGGTGGGCGTGAGGCTAGAAGCGGATGTTGATCCTTTTGGGCAGGATCCGGGGCACTGGCCATGACTCGTTCTCTTCAATGGATGCTGTAGTGCAGTTGTGGTGACTGCCAAGTAGCCAGGTGAGATTGGGTGGTATAACGTGTGTCTAAAGTGATGTTAAGACAGTAGATGTCAGGCAGTGAGTGTACCTGGAAATGTTGGATGGGGCTGGGCCCTGACGCAATGCCTGCCGGATTCGCATACTAGCCCCCGCTTCTGCCAAGACATTCACTCTTGCCAAATCCACCGCGACACGATTCGCGCAGCTCCGAGTATCGCCAATCGCAGCGACACTTTGCCCGCCATggaagaaaaagaagaaacCAACGAGCCTCTCGATCTTGTGCGCCTCTGCATTGACGAAGTTGTCATTGTGAAATTGCGCGGTGACCGTGAGCTAAAAGGAAGGCTCCATGTAAGTCTACGCGAAGCTCAGCTACCTGCAAGAGAAGGGGGACTAACGAATCGACGCAGGCATACGACTCGCATTGTAACCTCGTTCTTGGAGACGTTGAAGAAACGATATACATGGCCGAAGAGGAAGACGACGACCAGGAGCCCCGTGTACGGACAGTCAAGAAGCAGAGTGAGATGCTGTTTGTAAGAGGTATGCTGAGTACACGGTGCTTGGGAGAGAAGGCAAGGCTGACAGTACTATAGGCGATTCAGTAGTCCTCATTGCACCGGCAGAAGGAACTTCGCAATAATAGTGCCGTATAATTACTGGCCGAAGCAGAGTATGAGGCATGGGCAAAGACACACTTGGCGCACGGCATCAGCTGCCGTAATAAGGCAACGACCGGAACACAGACGCTATTGAGATACCCGAATATGGAAGCACCTGGGTGCACTCCTTGGAGGTTACAAGCATGACCAGGAGAATCGGTAGGCTGCATGCTGGGAAGCATATACCTCGTGTGAAAGCACTGGAGCAAGTCACTTGGTTCGCGTGTTACCTTGTTCAAAGAGATTCCCACAAATGCAAACACTCGTCTTTCAAAATGCACAATTCCATCTCAGAACTTACCCTACAAGCCGCGCGGTTGGTTGATTTCTGTCACTCATCACAATCACAAGGACAAAAAACACATTCTTGAAGATGCAAGTATTAAGCGCTTTTCATGACTACTGAAAGGTCAAGATTACGAGCTCATCGTGCCGCCGTGAAACGCAGATAAGAAACCCATCATGCACATAGTGCGATACCGTGACTAAACTCCTGTGCGTCCAAGACCCACCGATTGCCGAAACCCGACCATGAGAAGTGACCAAGgagaaaagaaagaaaaaaagaCGGCCACCGAATGACGGTGTGCCACGTGAGTTAGAGAATTAAGCTAATAGATGGGAGTGAGTGTTCATGACCTCGTTTCATCGTGATAGGGTCCGCAGACGCTGTCCAATGCAAGAAAATACAGTCGAAGTGAAGTTGGTCCGTTGCGCTCCTTCACCCGTCCATGAGAGGGGAGGATGCAGCAAACGGTAGGGTGTGGGATGAGAGGGTCGAACGAGCCGTTGACGGCCATGGAAAAGACTTAGGCCGGATAACCATAAACACCATGCGCCGGATGTCCGAACGAAGGTTGGACCGAAGAAGACTGATGTTGAGCGTGTTCTAAAAAGCCGCCAAAGCGCCGTGTGTCGGAGAACAATAAGCAAGAATGAAGGAGATTCCGGTGGTGGCCATGCTGATGCTGGGGTTGAGCCGTAGCCGGCCGGTGGACATGGACTGCTGTGGCCTTTGCTGACGGGTGTTGGTGGACCATCTCGATGAGATGCGATGTCACACGACCCCTATGAGCCTTGTTAGAACGCAGTCAAGTCAGAACCACATGCAGACAAGTGTATTCACTTTCGCCTCCAGGTTTGACTCGCAGTGCTGTCCCTCGACAAGAAAGGCAGCGAGAAGCCCTTTGAAATCTCCGTCTCGACAAAGACGGAAGCACGCTTGTAACGCTTGTCTGTGTACTTCTCATACACAGCAGCATGGTGCTTCTGAGGGTTCTCACAGCACTCGAGGATGACCGAGATGAGCTTTCGGAGCTGACCCAGTGTGTATCCTGAGTAATGGACGTGCGCTTGCGACTAGGACGAGTTAGTGTGGTCAAGAGTAAAAAAGCAAATATCGACGTACCCAGTCACCCTTCTTCAGCATGAGGCGGGCGAGGCAGTGAGCACCGGCCGAGAGGAAGCTTGGGGCACAACCCACGAAGCGCTCATCCATGACGGTAATCTCCAAGAAGTACTTGGACAAAGTACGAGTCTCCAGGTCATAGTCGTCCGCTTTGCTGATGCGGCGAAGGAAGCTCATTGGACCGGGCCATCCAAGCTCGAACTGAAGCATGCTAAGCATGAAACGCTCTGCCTTGAGGACCTCGTCGGCAGTGTACGCACCGTCGACCATGTAGACAATCTCCTGGACCGACGGGCAGTTGATCTCTTCATACTTGGCAGCAACGAAAAGGGCAGTGGCGCCAACTAGTTGCAGCTTGCCAAGTGAGACCACCTTGCATGACAGGAAGCGGTCAACGTAGTTGACGGCGAGGAAAAGCGTCTCAGGTAGTAGAGTGAAGCGGTTGTGTACCTGAACGAGCCAATCCATGAGGACTGATCGCATCGACCACTGGATCTCAGCCTGGTGGTCCATGTATGTGGCGTTGGGCTTCATCTTCTCTTCGAGAGCATGCATATACTCGAAGATCTCATCGCCATACTCAGCAACCATGGATGTGTCCCACTGCTCATCCTCAATGTCTTCAGCGGAGCGGTTTGCCTCGACAAATATCCTAGCAGCTTCCAGCTCGCGTAGTGTCTTTGCGGTGACCCTCGGCGCAAGGACGGGGTTGACGCCGCCAGTTGTGTTGTCGCCGCGTGACCGACCGGTGGTGGTGAAGCCTTCTGTCTCATAGTATGTATCGGTCTCGTCATCCTCCTCGTCCCAGTACTCGTCTTGGTCATGGCCAGTGAGATCGTTGGCTTTGGCGAGCTCCTCGTTGCGCTCTTCTTCAAGAACGCGTGCCTGCTCTTCAAGAGCATCGAGATACTCGTGCCTGTCCTGCGCCCCGTTCTTCGACTCGACCTTGTCCTCCTTTTCAGGGATAGTCACGGACTCTTGGGACTGTGCTGAGGCACGGTCCATTTTGGGAAATGAAGATGGCTGGGTCTGGCCAGGGAGGGCCTGTCGCGAAGATGCAGGCGCAACTACCGTATCGACAGTTTTTGACTGGGTCTCTTGGAACACGGCGGTGGAGGATTTCTTGGAGAGAACTTTGCGGGCATTGGCTGCGGGCAGGCTAGCGTCGACGGTGATGTGCTTTGGTACCGAGGACACGACCTCACTGGTCTCGATTGTTGTGTTCGCCTTGGAGATGATGTTCGCCATAGGACGCTGCGCTGGTTTCAAAAGCGCGTTAGACTTTGTGACGTCCTTGACAGAGACTACAGCGGTATCCTTCAAAATCTCAAGTCCCTTCTTCTTGCCATTGACCTGCGTGTCATCCTTTGCTACGGGCTGGCGCGTAGTGTTGCTAACGTCACCGAAGACGGTTCGCTTGGCTGCGGCCGCCTTGACGCCTCCGACTTGCGCCATGGCCGACAGTGCTGGTGTTGACTTGTTGCGCGAGTGCAGAGTTTTGCCGGCGGGCAACTGGGGTTGCGCGTTCTCGTCGCGTATGCGGAGAGCCCGCAGAGGGCGTTGCGGCTGTAGGAAAAGTCTGTCAGCAACCATGGCAAGGAAGGAGCGGAGTCCCGTGCAGCTGAAATAGAGCTGAAGACAACGGCCGCGCGTAGCAAGTACAACGTGACGACGCTGACAGGCCAGGTAAAGGCGCAGGAGGAGTTTGTAAGCTTACCTTTGCATCCATTATGCGGTTAGTGTGTTGATTAAAGACAATAGTCTTGGGATGTATGTTGTGATGAGTGACCGTTGCAAGAGACGTTGTGTGCGATAGGGGGCAGCAGGGGACTGAGCGCTACAAAACAGTGGCCGATATAAAGAAACTATCCATCTAAGTTGGCGGCGATGAGATAGACGGAGGCGAGGTCGTCGAATGGCACGAAGAGGGGTGTTGTCGACAACAGCTTGGAATATATACGGAGCTTCGAGCGCGATGTTTTGATTGTTAGTAAATACAGCTAGCCCGAGCTTCCGTCCAGGATGCCGGCACGAGCCCAGCGACGGCCTAAGCGACGGGCGCTCGGGTCGCTCCTGACGTCGCGTCATATCCGAGGCTCGACGCGGGACCCCAACATCACCAGGAATCCATCTCTTTAATGCGCCGCACCGCATGTTTGCTTTGCACAGATGCAAACTTGTCGACATGATCGCAATGCACTCAAAAGCGCCCCGTGTGGATTTTAGCATGTCCCTACAGCTACATGTGCACTTACGCGTATGTGCCTGGAGTGCCTGATTTCAACGCGCCAAGACGTCATTGCCTCAGACTACCACACGAAGTCACGTGCCGGCTGCCCGATGACGGCCCTCTCTGAAACATGTTGTTTACTGCGCCCATTACCATAACAACATGGCAGATGAGTCTGACGTTGTTATTCATGCCCTCGAATGCGGCCGCGACCATTGTGCTGGTCTCGACCGCGCAGAATGGACCCGCCGCCCGCCGCCCACAGCCTATGGGCCAGCGCACTGCCACGGAATATCAAACGGCAGCCTACCCTTAGTCTTTGTTAACGGCGCCGTTGCCACAAGGGATATGGATTAAATAAGGTAACTTGTCTGGAGAAGGGGGGGCCATGGGCCTTGGGCCTTGGACCATGGGCGCGCTGGCTCCCGGCTTGTTATCGCATGTTTCCTTTGCTTTGTCCCCGCCCTGCGTACTGGCCGAGGGCCTCACCGACAAACCCATGTGGACCATTGACACACGTAGCGAGGTCGCATGGAGCCAAATACGCACACAACGTCTTTTCAAAGGGTCCGCGACCGGGGTTCCGACTGAAACTTCTTTGCGCAAAGTGCGGGAGACGTACAGTCGTTGCTCGACCCCTCATCGTTCTAGAGACTGTCCAAGCTTCACGCCGCCACGGGTTTGCAAAGGTCGCATGTCGCGCTACGTACGTCGCTCGTGCACATGCAGGGTCGCAAATCCGGAGCAGAGATAGCCAGCAGCGAGATACGGTGAAACCATACATGTCCAGAGCGGCGCGCATATGACGACTATGCGCCGACGGATTACTGTACTTTGCGCTACCATCGTCATGCTAGGGTGGGTCCGAGGCGATCAGACGCTGTCgaggggggagggggggCACATGTATGTAGACATAAAATCAAAAGGTCGCGTATTTCACAAAGCGCACAATTCCTGTCGGAATCTTGCGGCGACTCGTACAGCGACAACTGTGTGCAGTGGGAAACTACGCATGCAGGTGTGTGGTGTTGATTGTCGCACGAAAGATCTCTCCAATAGACGCCCGCCATCAACTGCCAACGAATCCACAGCGCTTCATCACCGGCGCTGGGCACCGGAAAGCTTCTTTAGCCTTCCAGCCATGTCTCTGTGTGAAGGCGATCCAGAATATGGTGACTTGAGCAAGTCGTCAAGGTTGCGCATTGTGCGGTTAGGGTGCCAACGCTGCCATGGCTCGTCCGCTTGTTGTTCACATGGAACGTACGCATGCATTCGGCCACCAAAGCAGCGTATCAGCTTATTGGCCATGTCTGATGTTGAGCAGCAGGAGTAGCCTTTACCAAGTGCTACCGTCATCCACAAGCGATTGAGTTGTCCTGTAGCATGCATCCTAGGCTCATTCAACAATTGGGCGCATAGCTGCCGCCCGGAGTCATCCCATGTTTCGACATGGCAAGACAGCAGCACATGGAAGACTACGGGCATCTGAAGCACAGTATGAATGCAATGCCTTTCTATGTCCATTTGCGTGACTGAAGGTTGCACGTACCCCGTAGTGGACCACTAGGTACATAGATGCCAGTCGGGTACTGAGGCGCAATCGCATATGGCGAGAAAGGAGGATGCGCGGTGCAGTGTAAGCCATTTTTGGACATGAGGATTTCATCTCAATTAGTTGTAGATGGATGGGCAAAGGCCAATTCGCGGTTTGAGGCGCATCTGGAAAGTGCGTCGTGACCTTGGAGCGGTCCTAGTCGGGGTTGTCTTTAAGTGCTTCGCTTCGGAGCCATTGCTCAACCCACCTCCACGCTTCTCCGTGCCAGTccaacaccaccacctccCTCTCGTAAGT
The sequence above is a segment of the Pyrenophora tritici-repentis strain M4 chromosome 3, whole genome shotgun sequence genome. Coding sequences within it:
- a CDS encoding Kinetochor-Ybp2 domain containing protein, which codes for MASAPDPAQKDQHPLLASRPPVTDPITYLTIIEYNLSEENLPVLHQVLQDAELTSTIGWDLIHLLLPLLPLSEECLQDIAAKGNPRECILKVTEALRILEFEEPRETTDEEDESESTLKVPEVGVGESSTSPAFQATIVPPLAVLKFEVLLNILATLHRRVKTKYPSRFLSTSLQAVLLAYNRANTHIEDLTLSAVKFVKTLSGTKRPHLPSRRSSGILLRTNTNQSEPDPEAQSDTPSSEETELVNRLLQSFLTHILEDYVLSLTSDDDVPGLSWASRLMEKYEPGRIPNKPNYQKYADRFANDEDLTSRVAILGQILALTDDLGLNYEDLLRTVMDSEDEKRGIPGTEDEPPATAADIPLSRTGALLLIAAQNVKQELYASAKQDVSSSISIFPEHATILSNFIGKLGPQTVGMEPEPLLDTVLSFGLIALENNNVGEPKDDESFAQYLQTISLISANSPSPSLRGHAHYLTTTVLRSHPHDLVRLTFIRDTLEHCPYENLKASAVSWLKGETLEANGPRVQSGDDEHEETNIFATPVAISTVAPFLWPDLSKTYADSTNLEDSWMQFRQELGFYVAALNFYYLLLQAKHLHHTLGIKDLDKNHGIQSHYLDVLKQVASRFQKELASGGGSLVVEGKEALEQAKADVALLEKVIDWVEGDMKKM
- a CDS encoding LSM1, Small nuclear ribonucleoprotein (snRNP) protein — its product is MEEKEETNEPLDLVRLCIDEVVIVKLRGDRELKGRLHAYDSHCNLVLGDVEETIYMAEEEDDDQEPRVRTVKKQSEMLFVRGDSVVLIAPAEGTSQ
- a CDS encoding Cyclin, which encodes MDAKPQRPLRALRIRDENAQPQLPAGKTLHSRNKSTPALSAMAQVGGVKAAAAKRTVFGDVSNTTRQPVAKDDTQVNGKKKGLEILKDTAVVSVKDVTKSNALLKPAQRPMANIISKANTTIETSEVVSSVPKHITVDASLPAANARKVLSKKSSTAVFQETQSKTVDTVVAPASSRQALPGQTQPSSFPKMDRASAQSQESVTIPEKEDKVESKNGAQDRHEYLDALEEQARTEGFTTTGRSRGDNTTGGVNPVLAPRVTAKTLRELEAARIFVEANRSAEDIEDEQWDTSMVAEYGDEIFEYMHALEEKMKPNATYMDHQAEIQWSMRSVLMDWLVQVHNRFTLLPETLFLAVNYVDRFLSCKVVSLGKLQLVGATALFVAAKYEEINCPSVQEIVYMVDGAYTADEVLKAERFMLSMLQFELGWPGPMSFLRRISKADDYDLETRTLSKYFLEITVMDERFVGCAPSFLSAGAHCLARLMLKKGDWSQAHVHYSGYTLGQLRKLISVILECCENPQKHHAAVYEKYTDKRYKRASVFVETEISKGFSLPFLSRDSTASQTWRRK